In a genomic window of Aquila chrysaetos chrysaetos chromosome Z, bAquChr1.4, whole genome shotgun sequence:
- the LOC115336583 gene encoding uncharacterized protein LOC115336583 isoform X1, whose translation MSGSVLRGLRRLTARPPLLPLLASGGLRRRPQVAYSTKEESTARPVGRYPVPNKKDMPYDIVELMEEVEMKTGFLPNVFKAMSHRPAEFRAFFAYYNAIMNKDTGRLSKADKELIIVATSAVNRCPYCVVAHGALHRIYSKQPALADQVIVNWKLADLSDRDLAMLEFALAVCRADNITEEHFQKLERHGFDREDAWDIGMISAFFAMSNRIAHYIDLRPNKEFYMMGRTPGGEMEEEA comes from the exons ctTCTGCCGCTCCTAGCCTCAGGGGGACTCCGGAGGCGGCCCCAGGTGGCATACAGCACCAAGGAGGAGAGCACTGCAAGGCCTGTTGGGCGGTACCCGGTACCCAATAAGAAGGACATGCCGTATGACATTGTGGAGCTCATGGAAGAAGTAGAAATGAAG ACTGGATTTCTGCCCAATGTGTTCAAAGCCATGTCTCACCGACCTGCTGAATTCAGAGCCTTTTTTGCTTATTACAATGCCATTATGAACAAAGACACAG GGCGACTCAGCAAAGCAGATAAAGAGCTCATAATTGTGGCTACGAGTGCTGTGAATAGATGTCCCTACTGTGTGGTTGCACACGGAGCACTTCATCGGATATATTCCAAGCAGCCGGCGCTGGCTGACCAG GTCATTGTGAACTGGAAACTGGCTGACCTGAGCGACCGGGACCTGGCAATGCTGGAGTTTGCTCTTGCAGTCTGTCGAGCTGACAACATCACTGAAGAGCATTTCCAGAAGCTGGAGAGGCATGGTTTTGACCGTGAAGACGCCTGGGACATAGGcatgatttctgcttttttcgCCATGTCTAATCGCATAGCTCATTATATTGACCTGCGCCCAAACAAGGAATTCTACATGATGGGCAGGACGCCCGGTGgagagatggaggaggaagCTTGA
- the LOC121232669 gene encoding U1 small nuclear ribonucleoprotein C-like — translation MVAARCRWNRARWAAGPGPAEPTGAEPGRRAACPTSGRTCHPTPPSPGVRRGSRRRGGAERSGGERRTRAGGWTGGENLRGSPPPPQPTAPVGYGLCRGAGAPPPARCRPIPRRHRLDPRPERRRSTGRGPGRSPVPVPTRVVSAASFSAASAAPGLCPPPRTRLSGGEKLLLGSVSVSGFRGAAKPKLGMSCQGRGSAELPSPQTVAVRDAAPLSQDLPSQQTAWSAAAVGVWQQI, via the exons ATGGTTGCGGCCCGCTGCCGGTGGAACCGCGCTCGCTgggccgccgggccgggccccgccgagCCAACCGGAGCGGAGCCTGGGAGGCGGGCGGCGTGTCCCACCTCAGGACGCACCTGCCACC CCacgcccccctcccccggcgTGCGGCGCGGGTCCCGCCGGcgcggcggagcggagcggagcggaggtGAGCGGCGGACTCGGGCGGGCGGCTGGACCGGCGGAGAAAATCTGCGGGgatcgcccccccccccgcagccaaCCGCCCCCGTGGGCTACGGCCTCTGCCGCGGGGCTGGAGCGCCGCCTCCTGCCCGGTGCCGTCCGATACCTCGGCGGCATCGGTTGGATCCGCGACCCGAGCGGCGGCGGAGTACCGGGAGAGGGCCGGGCCGCAGCCCAGTCCCGGTACCCACGCGAGTCGTGAGCGCCGCCAG cttctcCGCTGCCAGCGCTGCCCCGGGTTTGTGCCCACCCCCGCGGACCCGTTTGTCGGGAGGCGAGAAGCTGCTTTTAGGATCGG TGTCAGTGTCTGGTTTCCGTGGCGCCGCAAAGCCCAAGCTGGGGATGTCATGCCAGGGGAGAGGCTCAGCAGAGCTGCCGAGCCCGCAGACCGTAGCCGTGAGGGACGCGGCACCGCTGTCACAAGACCTTCCTTCCCAGCAGACTGCATggagtgctgctgctgtgggagtGTGGCAGCAAATCTAA
- the LOC115336583 gene encoding uncharacterized protein LOC115336583 isoform X2: MLLPLLASGGLRRRPQVAYSTKEESTARPVGRYPVPNKKDMPYDIVELMEEVEMKTGFLPNVFKAMSHRPAEFRAFFAYYNAIMNKDTGRLSKADKELIIVATSAVNRCPYCVVAHGALHRIYSKQPALADQVIVNWKLADLSDRDLAMLEFALAVCRADNITEEHFQKLERHGFDREDAWDIGMISAFFAMSNRIAHYIDLRPNKEFYMMGRTPGGEMEEEA, from the exons ATG ctTCTGCCGCTCCTAGCCTCAGGGGGACTCCGGAGGCGGCCCCAGGTGGCATACAGCACCAAGGAGGAGAGCACTGCAAGGCCTGTTGGGCGGTACCCGGTACCCAATAAGAAGGACATGCCGTATGACATTGTGGAGCTCATGGAAGAAGTAGAAATGAAG ACTGGATTTCTGCCCAATGTGTTCAAAGCCATGTCTCACCGACCTGCTGAATTCAGAGCCTTTTTTGCTTATTACAATGCCATTATGAACAAAGACACAG GGCGACTCAGCAAAGCAGATAAAGAGCTCATAATTGTGGCTACGAGTGCTGTGAATAGATGTCCCTACTGTGTGGTTGCACACGGAGCACTTCATCGGATATATTCCAAGCAGCCGGCGCTGGCTGACCAG GTCATTGTGAACTGGAAACTGGCTGACCTGAGCGACCGGGACCTGGCAATGCTGGAGTTTGCTCTTGCAGTCTGTCGAGCTGACAACATCACTGAAGAGCATTTCCAGAAGCTGGAGAGGCATGGTTTTGACCGTGAAGACGCCTGGGACATAGGcatgatttctgcttttttcgCCATGTCTAATCGCATAGCTCATTATATTGACCTGCGCCCAAACAAGGAATTCTACATGATGGGCAGGACGCCCGGTGgagagatggaggaggaagCTTGA
- the SLC25A51 gene encoding mitochondrial nicotinamide adenine dinucleotide transporter SLC25A51 isoform X2 — protein MMDSEGSAPTNSKEYLSNDITATSGKHYLCGYCAAFTNIAVTFPIQKVLFRQQLYGLKTKDAVHQLQKDGIRNLYRGILPPLMQKTTTLALMFGLYEDFSSLLHSHTSAPELLTRSMAAVLAGTTEAILTPFERVQTLLQDYKHHDKFTNTYQAFKVLKVYGMREYYRGLVPILLRNGPSNALFFGLRGPIKQCLPEATSYSTHLVNDFICGGLLGAMLGFLFFPVNVVKTRMQAQIGGEFQSFSKVFMKIWLERDRKLIHLFRGAHLNYHRSVLSWGIINATYEFLLKVL, from the coding sequence atGATGGATTCAGAAGGTTCTGCCCCAACGAATTCAAAGGAATATCTGAGCAATGACATAACGGCTACCTCTGGTAAACATTATCTTTGTGGCTACTGTGCGGCCTTCACAAATATAGCAGTCACTTTTCCTATCCAGAAGGTCCTCTTTCGACAGCAGTTGTAcggtttgaaaacaaaagatgcaGTACATCAGCTGCAGAAGGACGGAATTCGAAATCTCTATCGTGGCATTCTTCCCCCATTAATGCAGAAAACGACAACGTTGGCTCTAATGTTTGGCTTGTATGAAGatttctcctccctgctccatAGCCACACAAGTGCTCCTGAACTCCTCACTCGCAGCATGGCAGCAGTGCTTGCAGGGACCACAGAAGCTATTCTTACACCTTTTGAGCGAGTTCAGACTTTGCTTCAGGACTACAAACACCACGATAAATTTACAAACACTTACCAGGCTTTCAAGGTACTCAAAGTCTATGGGATGAGAGAATATTACCGGGGATTGGTGCCTATTCTGCTCCGAAATGGACCCAGCAATGCACTCTTCTTTGGCCTACGGGGACCTATCAAACAGTGTCTGCCTGAAGCAACTTCCTACAGCACTCATTTGGTCAATGACTTTATCTGTGGAGGGCTGTTGGGTGCCATGCTAGGATTCTTGTTTTTCCCAGTGAATGTTGTAAAAACTCGCATGCAAGCTCAAATTGGTGGTGAATTTCAATCCTTCTCAAAAGTTTTCATGAAGATCTGGCTGGAACGTGATAGAAAACTGATCCACCTTTTCAGAGGAGCCCATCTGAATTACCATCGTTCTGTCCTGTCCTGGGGCATAATCAATGCAACCTACGAATTCTTGCTAAAGGTGTTATGA
- the SLC25A51 gene encoding mitochondrial nicotinamide adenine dinucleotide transporter SLC25A51 isoform X1: MLSNKTGGRSRWRLGEGLLFRDCRGISRLVGRRTEIYCSKKNSMMDSEGSAPTNSKEYLSNDITATSGKHYLCGYCAAFTNIAVTFPIQKVLFRQQLYGLKTKDAVHQLQKDGIRNLYRGILPPLMQKTTTLALMFGLYEDFSSLLHSHTSAPELLTRSMAAVLAGTTEAILTPFERVQTLLQDYKHHDKFTNTYQAFKVLKVYGMREYYRGLVPILLRNGPSNALFFGLRGPIKQCLPEATSYSTHLVNDFICGGLLGAMLGFLFFPVNVVKTRMQAQIGGEFQSFSKVFMKIWLERDRKLIHLFRGAHLNYHRSVLSWGIINATYEFLLKVL; encoded by the exons ATGCttagcaataaaactgggggcCGCAGCCGGTGGAGGttgggagaggggctgctgtTCAGGGACTGCCGGGGCATCAGTcggttggtg GGAAGGAGAACTGAGATATactgcagtaagaaaaacagtatGATGGATTCAGAAGGTTCTGCCCCAACGAATTCAAAGGAATATCTGAGCAATGACATAACGGCTACCTCTGGTAAACATTATCTTTGTGGCTACTGTGCGGCCTTCACAAATATAGCAGTCACTTTTCCTATCCAGAAGGTCCTCTTTCGACAGCAGTTGTAcggtttgaaaacaaaagatgcaGTACATCAGCTGCAGAAGGACGGAATTCGAAATCTCTATCGTGGCATTCTTCCCCCATTAATGCAGAAAACGACAACGTTGGCTCTAATGTTTGGCTTGTATGAAGatttctcctccctgctccatAGCCACACAAGTGCTCCTGAACTCCTCACTCGCAGCATGGCAGCAGTGCTTGCAGGGACCACAGAAGCTATTCTTACACCTTTTGAGCGAGTTCAGACTTTGCTTCAGGACTACAAACACCACGATAAATTTACAAACACTTACCAGGCTTTCAAGGTACTCAAAGTCTATGGGATGAGAGAATATTACCGGGGATTGGTGCCTATTCTGCTCCGAAATGGACCCAGCAATGCACTCTTCTTTGGCCTACGGGGACCTATCAAACAGTGTCTGCCTGAAGCAACTTCCTACAGCACTCATTTGGTCAATGACTTTATCTGTGGAGGGCTGTTGGGTGCCATGCTAGGATTCTTGTTTTTCCCAGTGAATGTTGTAAAAACTCGCATGCAAGCTCAAATTGGTGGTGAATTTCAATCCTTCTCAAAAGTTTTCATGAAGATCTGGCTGGAACGTGATAGAAAACTGATCCACCTTTTCAGAGGAGCCCATCTGAATTACCATCGTTCTGTCCTGTCCTGGGGCATAATCAATGCAACCTACGAATTCTTGCTAAAGGTGTTATGA
- the DCAF10 gene encoding DDB1- and CUL4-associated factor 10: MSGEVSQAEGIGSGGPGIGLPAIMEPELELLSASPRSVPGGGLFGWLRGRSLGRSAAVDPARDTFRAMTGLYGSIQPADSVYLSTRTHGAVFNLEYSPDGSVLTVACEQTEVLLFDPISSKHIKTLSEAHEDCVNNIRGRTHHTLPLLQRGVPPMGDSPPRTSPMWASSHRAAVLNDCSSMVLILQTPLKCKSSVGYSSSRQKPHDHSPWALSHTGRTSSARRTCFQTGASKGARRYTASILGIPPATPITYRRNKHQIPNSGLTSLWLLATANPLEAPEHFPKDAQHVRDSCSRPGKPTGLETPRKTSVFPVKLAGPPSRGARLPETLGSDRSPSGARHQAT, from the exons ATGAGCGGGGAGGTTTCTCAGGCGGAGGGGATAGGCTCCGGCGGCCCGGGGATAGGTTTACCCGCCATTATGGAGCCGGAGTTGGAGCTACTGTCCGCATCTCCGCGGTCGGTACCGGGGGGAGGCCTGTTCGGGTGGCTGCGCGGGCGCAGCCTGGGCCGCAGCGCCGCCGTGGACCCGGCGCGGGATACCTTCCGCGCCATGACCGGGTTATACGGTTCCATCCAGCCCGCCGACTCCGTGTACCTCAGTACCCGCACGCACGGCGCCGTCTTCAACCTCGAGTACTCACCCGACGG GTCAGTGTTGACTGTTGCTTGTGAACAGACGGAAGTACTGCTTTTTGACCCAATATCTTCAAAGCACATCAAAACTCTCTCTGAAGCTCATGAAGACTGTGTAAATAATATCAG gggcaggactcatcacactcttcccctgctccagcgtggggtccctcccatgggagacagtcctccacgaacttctccaatgtgggccTCATCCCACCGGGCTGCAGTTCTTAACGACTGCTCCAGCAT GGTCCTCATCCTTCAGACGCCGCTCAAGTGCAAGTCCAGCGTGGGGTACAGTTCCTCCAGACAAAAACCTCATGATCACAGCCCGTGGGCTCTATCTCACACGGGGCGGACAAGCTCTGCCAGGAGGACCTGCTTCCAGACGGGGGCTTCCAAGGGGGCCCGGCGGTACACAGCCTCCATCTTGGGCATACCCCCTGCTACG CCGATCACCTACCGCCGTAACAAACACCAGATTCCCAACTCGGGGCTCACCAGCCTGTGGCTCCTCGCCACCGCCAACCCACTGGAAGCACCGGAGCACTTCCCGAAGGATGCGCAGCACGTTCGAGACTCGTGCAGCCGCCCGGGCAAACCCACCGGCCTGGAGACGCCAAGGAAGACCTCAGTGTTCCCCGTGAAGCTGGCAGGGCCGCCCAGCCGCGGTGCCAGACTGCCGGAGACCCTCGGGAGCGATCGCAGCCCCTCCGGGGCACGGCACCAGGCGACCTGA